The stretch of DNA GGACGAAAACGGAGGCCCGCGCTCCTTCATCTGGAGAAAGAACGTCTACCTGGTCACAGGCTATACCGTTGAGAAAGCGCCGGTGGACAGCTTCGTTTTCAAGCGGTACGCCGGGCCTGACCGTTATCGGTGCGAGACGAAACAGGGGCTTGTCTGCGAACTGGTGAAACAGGGGGACGAGTGGGCGCTGGAGAGGGTTTGGGACTGATGGAGCGAGAAAAGCTGAAGTTAGCCATCGACGAGACGAAGCAGGAAATTTTGCAGACGAAACAGCAGATAGCGAACGCGCCAGACCTTCGGGAAAGAAAAATACTGGAAAGAAGGCTGAAAAAACTCCAGTACCTACAGCTTTGGCAGATCGGCCAACTGGAACAAATCTAAACTGGAACCCGAACGCGGGTTCCAAATGTATTTTCGAGAGGGTGTCGGCTATTGGCTTACGTCATACTATCGCTGAGTTTGATGTTTCTTATCCTGGGCATCCGGAAAAGAAAGATCGAGGGCCACTGGGCGACCATCCGCGAGCGGATGCGGGAGATACCCCAGGAAGCCAAAGAGGTCAGCGACCTCATAACAGCGGGCGTCGTCGTGACCTCCTCCCAGAAAGCGGCCGTTTTCGTCGTCGGGGCCGCGCTGGGGCTGGCCGCCGTGTACGTTCTGACCGGGCGGTACGACTTCGCCCTGCTCGGTCTTGCCGCGGGCGCGGTCGCGCCCCGCGCCTGGGTCAAGTGGAAACTGGACGGCCAGCGCAGGCTGTTTCTGTCCCAGCTCGAATCCGTGCTAAACGTGATGTCCTCCGCCTTAATCGCGGGGGCCAACGCGCAGCAGGCGTGGGAGCAGGCCGCGCTGGTTTCGCCGTACCCCGCGAGGAGGGTGCTTGAGCACGTGGTGAAGCTCACCCGTTCCGGGCACTCGCTGGCCAGGGCGCTGGAGATCACCGGGGGGCAGGTGGAATCCCGCGACCTCCAGGTTATCGCGGCGGCCACCACGCTCTGCACCCAGACCGGGGGCGACATCGCCTCCGTCTACAACAACATAGCCGAAACCATCAGGGACAAGCAGACCTTCAAGGCCCAGGCGGAGGCGGACCTGGCCCAGGGGAACCTCACGGCCAACCTGCTGGCGGCGATACCGTTCGCTTTCGTGGCCCTGTTCAGGTATCTTTCGCCTGAGTACATGGCCCCGCTGTTCAACACGGCCTCCGGGCTGGCGGTGTTTTTGGTCGGCTCGGCGCTGGTGGCGGTCGGGTGGGTGGTCGTCAGGAACATGATGCAGGTGGACTACTAGGAGGGGGGTGGCGAAGATAGCGGCGACAGCGAGCGTTTTTGGGGCGCTGGCGATGGGGCTCTTTTTTTACGCCCTATTTAAGCCGGCCGAAACGACGGTCAAGGAAAAGTTCGACGCGGGGATCAGGCTGGCCAGCGCCTTGGGACCCTGGACGACCGTGGTGTTTCCCGAGGCGGTGAGGGAGGAAACGGCGAAGAAGTTCCTTTGGGCGGGCAGAAGCGACATCACCCCGTCCGAGTTTCTGTCGCTAAAGCTGTTTCTGGGCGGGGCGATAGGGGCCTTCGGGGTGCTGATGACCCTGGCGGGCAAGAACGCACTGCCGGTGTTTCTGATCGCCTTTCTTGGGTACGTTTTCCCCGACCTGCAACTTAACCGGCAGATTCGGGAGAGGCAGAGGAAAATCCGGAGGGACACGCCGGAATTCGCCGTTCTTTTGGCTACCGTGCTGGAGGCCGGGGGCGGCAACATCATCAACGCCCTGGTGATGGTGGGGAGGACGCTGGGAGGTGAGATAGGAAAGGAGATCGAGATGGCCCTGCACGAGATGAACACGGGCAAGAGGCGTTCCCTGGCCTTAAAGGACATGGCCGCCCGCTGCGGGGTGGAGGAGTTCACCCAGCTGATGGACGCCATCGTCCAGGCAGAATACTACGGCGTGCCGCTGGCGAAGGCGGCGAGGGAGTTCGCCGGCAAGACCAGGGAGATAAGGCGGCGGGAAGCCGAGAAAAGGATCAAACAGCAAACCGTGAAGATGATCTTCCCGATGGTGATATTCTTCATCCTGCCGATACTGGTGTTCGTGGGATATCCCGCCCTGCGGCAGTTTGCCGTAATTTTAGGACACTGAAAAAGAAAGGGGTCTAAAAAAATGCTTGAGAAAGCCAAGAAACTTCTGTCCGACCAGAGAGGAATCGAATTGATGGAGTGGGCGGCCCTGGGGGTGCTGATCGTGCTGGCGATCTGGGGCGCTGTCACCCTGCTCGGGGGGAGCCTGGGCGGAGTGTTCGGCGACATAAGGGGAAGGTTGGGGCACTGAAACTGCCGACTTTCCGCCAAAACGCGCGGTAAACCTGGAAAATACGGGGATTTCCTGGTAGAATTTAGGTGTGGGTAGTTGTTAGGAGGCCCGCCTCGCCGCTTCGGGGGCATGGGTGAACCCATCCTTCGAGGAAAGGAGGTGGTGCCGGCGTGATGGATACCGATACGGCCCATTTGATGGTCCAGATGTTTGTCGCGACGCTGCTGCTGATTGGAGTCATCCTCCAGCTCCAGCAGGGTTCAAAAAAGTAATGAGCTTAGGTGCGGCTACACCTAAGCCCGTTAACTTATAGCCCTCGGAGCAGCGAGGCCCCAATCGCGCCTAACTAACTACCCACTTATATTTTACCATATTTCATCTCAAAGTAAAGGGCTGGGCGTTGCAGCGTCCAGCCCTTGTTGATTAAAAACCTCAGCCGGTGAGGCCGAGAGCTCTCAGCAACCTCCAGGCTAAAAGTAGCGAGCTTAGGTTCGGGCTGTAACCTAAGCTCATTGACCCTGGGGTGGCAAGGTTTCGGTAGATCAATTGCTATCACCTTTAGCTTATCATATTTTTTGGTTTTTGCAAACAAACGAATTGTTCCTGCCCACCGTCCTCTGGCGGTTTTCTTTTTTTAAGAAGCTCTTTTGGGAGGAGGCAAAAAAACGATGAATTGCCCCGCGTGCGGCAAGACCATAGTCGAGGCCGGCAATTCGTTCAGGTGCGACTGCGCGGTCGTCCCTAAGACCATGTTGGGGAAACGGGTAACGCCGGAAATTCTTCTCGAATTGCTGGCCAACAGGAGGACCGGTGTCCTGCACGGGTTCGTTTCCAGGAAGAACGGCAAGGAATTCAGTTCGTCGCTGATCATCGACGAAGAAGGGAAGGTAAGGTTCGAGTTTGACCGGAGACAGGGAGAAAACGGCGAGGCGAGGATCAGGATAATCTCCCGCAACTCCGGTTCCGCCCAGGTCACGATCGAAGGCGTCGTCCGCAGAGACTTCCACGTGGATTATGGCCACGTTTCTTCCAGGATGGCCGAGTGTCTAGCGCTGATCACCGCAGTATTCTTGATCAGGCACATCCTGAAGGACATAGCTTTTGTTAATCTGGATATACGCCTGAACAACCTCGACTTCTCCCGGCACATACTGAAGGAGCGGGTTCCGCGCGAAATGGCGATGCGGGACGCCCTGGACACGCTGTTTGCCGTTCTTGATAGGTTCAAAAACTGGACGGCCCAGTACACGCCGGAAAAAAGGGTCCGGTTGGCAGGGAGTCCCCACAGCGACCGGTTCCCGGAGGGGATATTCCCAGGTATCAACGTCGGGTTGAAGGAGGACGGCGACAAGCTGATAGTCACGTTCCCTCCCGACCGTCCCGACGTGCAGGAGCAATTCCTGGCGTCCATCAGGAATTCAGCGCCCAAAGACCGCGTTTCCTGCTCTGTGCCGCTGTCGTCGAAGTCTGCTTGCCTTGCGTGGTTGAGCAGCGTTAAGAAGGACTCGTCAATATAGTTCGTTTCTCTTGTATTCAATTGTGTTAATATAAATTCCAGTAAAATCAAGGCGTTAAAAATAGTCCGTGACAAAAATGTGACAAAAGTGAGAAAAAATCAGCGCCCTCAAGCGCTGATTTTTACACAGTTAAAACGGAAACGGCCTTAGCTTGCGAAAGGAGGGCTTTATTATGGCTGATAGGTTAATACTCAATTTCGGGGGAACCATCTACGAGCACGGGTACGGATTGTTAGCCAAAAAAGTCATGACCGATCCGAGTATCTCAATCAATGCGAAAGCACTATACGCATATATAATCAGCTTCGCGGGTACTACCGAAACGGCCTGGCCAGGCCGCACTAAAATCTGTAATGATTTAGGACTGTCAAAGGAGCGTTTTTCGAAGTGCCTCAAGGAGCTGGTTAGCGCCGGTTTTATTTTGGCTGAAAGGGAGCGAGGGGAAAAGGGTAGACTGGGAGGGTATATTTATACCGTTGTTGTTGTTGTTGAGAAGAACGTGGATAAATCCACATCTTCACCATGTCTGGGAAATCCAGACATGGATAATCAAGACCTGGTTCATCCAGACCTGGAAAAGCCAGACAACAATAATAATAACAAGATATATAAAATTAACAGAATAAAAAATAACAACAACAACAGCAATCAGGAAATGGGCTATGTACCGGTAGGGAAAAGAGGAGGTGTTGTTGTCAGCCCTATCAGTAACAACCGGACCAATACCAACGAGGAGAGCCAAACTATAAGGAAAAGTCGGGAGGAGAATGGTAGTCACTTGAGTGGAGTACCGGAAAAAAGTGGTTGTGCCGGTGTTAATACTAATTCTTATCCCGACTTAAGAATTGATAAAACTGCTGGAGCGAGCAGAAGGTTCTCAGCGAATAACAGGAAACTTTCGGCCCTAGCGAAGCTGGATGAAGTGACCAAGGCTGAAGTCGAAAGGGTCAGGAATATTTTCAGTTCCAGAGGTATGCCTGTTGCCATAAACGGGTCCAGCGTGGAAGCCCTGGTGGAGTGGACCAAATGCACGGACGAGGAGCTAGTTTCGGTAATAGAACAAATCCAACAATTGGCGGAGGCAGGTGAGGTGGATAACCCTGCCGGGCTTCTGGTGGCAGGCCCCAACATCGTCGGGGATGTGTTAAAAGGGCGAAAGGTAGTGGGGAAAACGAAATCTAGAGCTGGAGTTTCGTTTGAGGACTGGGGCACGGGATGGTAGACGGGAGGTGAAATAGTGACCAAGGTTTATAGTGTGTCAGGGGTGGCGTCCATATTGAGGACGCGCTAATCGAATACATTTCTAAAAAAGAGCAAAGAGCCGAAAAACAAAACGCTAGAGGAGGTTAAACCAAATGCTTAAACGCAAAGCCCTGATCGCGTTCGTCGCGGTCGTAACGATCATAGCCTTCGCGCTGCCCTGCCTGGCCGACCAGGTAGAGGTGTACGAGAGGGAGAAGCTGGTCAAATCCGTGGTGTTCGCCATCGGTGTAGACGAATACTGGGTGGACAACAAGACCCCGGGTGTCAAGATGGACGCCGCGCCGTTCATCGAGAACGACCGGACTTTCGTCCCGGTGCGATACCTGGCTTACGCCCTGGGCCTGACCGAGAACGACGTGGCTTGGGACCAGGAAGCCAAGAAAGTGACCCTCAAGGGCAAAGCTACCCTGGAGATGTGGGTAGGCAAGCCTGAAATCGTATCGGACGGTGTTTCTAGGGTCATAGACGTGGCTCCGGTCATCAAGTCCGAGCCGTCCTGGAGGACGTACCTTCCCGCCCGGTTCGTGGCCGAGGGCCTGGGGTACGAAGTGGACTGGGACGCCGACACCAGGACGGTAATCTGCTGGCCGAAGGGCGAGGCGAAACCGGACGTGTCTGCGGCCGTTAAGGACGCGGTACAAAGGCGGGAGGAGATGGAGAATCCGAAGCTGGAACCCAGGGAGGTTGTGCCGGGGCATGTTGATGGGATTGATGTAACGGACAAATTTCCGCTGATCGAATCTAAGGGGCCTTCGCTGGCCGACATGCCCATTGGGGTATGGTATTAAGGGGGTGTTCGCGTGAAAAGATTCATGGCGTTGGTCGTGCTTTTGATGACGGTTTTGACTGCGCCCGCTTTCGCGAAGGACTGGACTGAGTTCGGTGGCTCTCCCGAGCGGTTGAGGTACTCCACCGAGGACATGGGGCCGCCGGTTTACTTGGCCTGGACTCACCAGGCGGGGGCCAGCATGAGCCAGCCGGTAGTGGTCGGGGACAGAATCTACCACCTGGGCGGGGACAAGCTCTGGGTGTATGACGCAAAGGCTGATGGCCAATACGAGGTCGTCAAAGAAGTCAGAAACGGCGGTACACCTTCCCACTCCGACCCGACCTATGCCAACGGTGGGGTTTACTACGGCACGGGGGCCAATAAAAAAGGGGTTTTTTCTTTGGCGTTTTATGATCCAGAAACAAAAGACCCCGTATATGTTAATTTATCCAGCGAAATCGTGACCGCGCCCCTGGTTCTGGATGGGGATATTACTGTGGTCGCAACCTGTGACGGGAAAATCTATGCCGTGCGGGGCTTAAGCAGCGGGGCCGGGAAAAGAAAATCGTTCCAGGTAGGCACTGGCCGCATAACCTCCTCTGCTGGCCGTCTGAGCGGGGACTCCTTCGTCATGGGGTTTGACGCCGATCGGCGGGTGGCAGCGTTCAGGGTGGGTGTGGACCAGAGCGGGGGGCCAATGCTGGCAAAGTTGTGGGAATTCAAAACCACCTCCGGGGTTCCCGCCTCGATCTCGGTGGACGGTGACCGCATTTACTTCTCCGACAAAGCCGCCCATTTCTACTGCCTCGACCGAAGCGGCAACCTGGTGTGGAAGAACTCCGACTTCAGCGGAGGGTTCATCAACGACTCTCCGGCGGTTTCCCCGACTGGGGTATTCTTCTCAATCCGCGACTACAAGGGCAAGGGCCGCCTGGTGAGAGTGGACAAAGCCACCGGCAAGTCGGTGTGGTCGGCGGGGCTGGAAGCCAAGGGAGCCAACAGCCCTATCATCTGGGCCAGAGCGGGCGCTGTGGTAGCAGGGGACACCAACGGCAAGATGTACGTGTTCAACGGGGCCAATGGCGACCCGTACCCGGCTTTCCTCAAGGACGGCAAAGTGTCTCCGACCTACCAGATGACCGGGGCCGAGATTGGGCCGGGTTACAGCCGGTTCTCCGGCTCGGGGGCGCAGATCGCCTTGTCCTCCGGGAGCATGGACGAAGGCGTCCTCCTGGGCGGGGCGAACGTGAGCGAAACCGAGGGAGCGCTCTACTGCTGGAGGCTGTCTAGGCCGGTAGACCTGGGCCTGGAGAACGCCCGTCTGGACAACGAGGAGGGCACTAAAGCCAGCGTGGACGCACGGTTCCTGTTGGGGAAAGACCCCCTGGACACTGATATTTCCTGGGAAATAATTTCTTTCGACAAACCTCTGTCCGACCTGGCGGCCATGACTCCCGAGCAGCTCCTCCAGCTTTTGCCCAACAAGGCCGAAATATCGGGGTTTGCTCCCGGGGAAACGCGCGTTTTCACGGTGGACGTACCGCCCGAGTCTGCCGGCAAGGTGGTGTTTGCCATCAACCCTTCCCGACAGAAACCCCTGGGGGAACTGGACTGGGGCAACAACTTCGCCGAGGTCAAGCTGCCGACCAGGTGCACCGATATATCGGTGGTCAACCCGTATTACAAATCTGGAAGCAATATTTACACGGGGATGAAGTTTGAATTAGGCGCTTATGTCAAGCGGGACAACCAGGGGCCGGACGGACCGGTGCCGGTTAAAGTGGTCTTTACCGGGCCAGATGGGTCCAGCCACACTACGACCGTGAATCTCAGCAAAGGCGAAACCAAAAGAGTGAGTATTACGCCTACCGTCTACCGTCCGGGGACAGCGACCTTCACTATCACCGCTGAACCGGTGGGCGTCGAAGACTGCGCCCCGGGTAACAACAGGGCGCGTATATCTGTAAACGTGCAGCAAGACCCCAGTATGCCGATCCCCGACAGCAAAATCTGGGTGGCGCTGGTTTCTTCGAGGTGATTCAAAAAAGGGGGGTGGTAAAGGTATTAATGATGCCCAAACCACCCCTTGTACCAAAACCTCGCGCGTTTGAGGAGGGAGCTAATTTAAGGTGAGATGGATTGGAAACCAGAAAGGAACCTCTCTGTTGGAGTGCGCCCTGGTGCTGCCTATCTTCATTGCGATGGTGATTGGGTTCATAAACCTGGCCCTGCTGCTGAACAACAGCCTCGTCGCTAAATCAGCATCCAGGGACGCAGC from Peptococcaceae bacterium encodes:
- a CDS encoding type II secretion system F family protein — protein: MAYVILSLSLMFLILGIRKRKIEGHWATIRERMREIPQEAKEVSDLITAGVVVTSSQKAAVFVVGAALGLAAVYVLTGRYDFALLGLAAGAVAPRAWVKWKLDGQRRLFLSQLESVLNVMSSALIAGANAQQAWEQAALVSPYPARRVLEHVVKLTRSGHSLARALEITGGQVESRDLQVIAAATTLCTQTGGDIASVYNNIAETIRDKQTFKAQAEADLAQGNLTANLLAAIPFAFVALFRYLSPEYMAPLFNTASGLAVFLVGSALVAVGWVVVRNMMQVDY
- a CDS encoding type II secretion system F family protein, with the translated sequence MAKIAATASVFGALAMGLFFYALFKPAETTVKEKFDAGIRLASALGPWTTVVFPEAVREETAKKFLWAGRSDITPSEFLSLKLFLGGAIGAFGVLMTLAGKNALPVFLIAFLGYVFPDLQLNRQIRERQRKIRRDTPEFAVLLATVLEAGGGNIINALVMVGRTLGGEIGKEIEMALHEMNTGKRRSLALKDMAARCGVEEFTQLMDAIVQAEYYGVPLAKAAREFAGKTREIRRREAEKRIKQQTVKMIFPMVIFFILPILVFVGYPALRQFAVILGH
- a CDS encoding topoisomerase C-terminal repeat-containing protein; translated protein: MNCPACGKTIVEAGNSFRCDCAVVPKTMLGKRVTPEILLELLANRRTGVLHGFVSRKNGKEFSSSLIIDEEGKVRFEFDRRQGENGEARIRIISRNSGSAQVTIEGVVRRDFHVDYGHVSSRMAECLALITAVFLIRHILKDIAFVNLDIRLNNLDFSRHILKERVPREMAMRDALDTLFAVLDRFKNWTAQYTPEKRVRLAGSPHSDRFPEGIFPGINVGLKEDGDKLIVTFPPDRPDVQEQFLASIRNSAPKDRVSCSVPLSSKSACLAWLSSVKKDSSI
- a CDS encoding helix-turn-helix domain-containing protein — encoded protein: MADRLILNFGGTIYEHGYGLLAKKVMTDPSISINAKALYAYIISFAGTTETAWPGRTKICNDLGLSKERFSKCLKELVSAGFILAERERGEKGRLGGYIYTVVVVVEKNVDKSTSSPCLGNPDMDNQDLVHPDLEKPDNNNNNKIYKINRIKNNNNNSNQEMGYVPVGKRGGVVVSPISNNRTNTNEESQTIRKSREENGSHLSGVPEKSGCAGVNTNSYPDLRIDKTAGASRRFSANNRKLSALAKLDEVTKAEVERVRNIFSSRGMPVAINGSSVEALVEWTKCTDEELVSVIEQIQQLAEAGEVDNPAGLLVAGPNIVGDVLKGRKVVGKTKSRAGVSFEDWGTGW
- a CDS encoding copper amine oxidase N-terminal domain-containing protein; protein product: MVFAIGVDEYWVDNKTPGVKMDAAPFIENDRTFVPVRYLAYALGLTENDVAWDQEAKKVTLKGKATLEMWVGKPEIVSDGVSRVIDVAPVIKSEPSWRTYLPARFVAEGLGYEVDWDADTRTVICWPKGEAKPDVSAAVKDAVQRREEMENPKLEPREVVPGHVDGIDVTDKFPLIESKGPSLADMPIGVWY
- a CDS encoding PQQ-binding-like beta-propeller repeat protein; translated protein: MKRFMALVVLLMTVLTAPAFAKDWTEFGGSPERLRYSTEDMGPPVYLAWTHQAGASMSQPVVVGDRIYHLGGDKLWVYDAKADGQYEVVKEVRNGGTPSHSDPTYANGGVYYGTGANKKGVFSLAFYDPETKDPVYVNLSSEIVTAPLVLDGDITVVATCDGKIYAVRGLSSGAGKRKSFQVGTGRITSSAGRLSGDSFVMGFDADRRVAAFRVGVDQSGGPMLAKLWEFKTTSGVPASISVDGDRIYFSDKAAHFYCLDRSGNLVWKNSDFSGGFINDSPAVSPTGVFFSIRDYKGKGRLVRVDKATGKSVWSAGLEAKGANSPIIWARAGAVVAGDTNGKMYVFNGANGDPYPAFLKDGKVSPTYQMTGAEIGPGYSRFSGSGAQIALSSGSMDEGVLLGGANVSETEGALYCWRLSRPVDLGLENARLDNEEGTKASVDARFLLGKDPLDTDISWEIISFDKPLSDLAAMTPEQLLQLLPNKAEISGFAPGETRVFTVDVPPESAGKVVFAINPSRQKPLGELDWGNNFAEVKLPTRCTDISVVNPYYKSGSNIYTGMKFELGAYVKRDNQGPDGPVPVKVVFTGPDGSSHTTTVNLSKGETKRVSITPTVYRPGTATFTITAEPVGVEDCAPGNNRARISVNVQQDPSMPIPDSKIWVALVSSR